tttatttttttaaactcgtgattttttagtttcatttatttaattggtgattgagttttttatatgatttttcaaaaaaattgtttttaaaagaaattaaaaaactaaattaaattaattgattaaatgtaATCATGAGATgcttaattaatgatattttatttgatttgcttttcGAGTTGTTGCTTTAAGGCGCATGTGGTCTTTTTCGATATTATCGTGCAGCGTTCCACAATAGCGTTAAAATAATTTCGGTAAGCTCTTTCTTAGTGATCGAGTGGTGTCCATGATGGAGTAATGGTGAGTCGCcaatatgcttttcttttttctcctcacATGTATGATGTTGGCAAGTCATTTTTCTCAGTtaattattgctttttttatgtttgttctATTTATTGtcgatatctttttttaaaattatattattaaattaaccaactCATTGAATTTAGTTAAATCAATGATTCGTGTttcagatttttcttgtttttttgaaaacattacaattgactaaacattttttttatgttagaaaaacaTTTGGATTAGCCTGCGACGTAACATGAGCGATCTATCTAATCATATTTAAGATATAGATTCCAACATGTGTTATCCTAAATGTTTATAATCTCCCAGCCATGACTATACAATGGGattatatagagagagaaagggaattAAGAGGGTAACTCCATTTTCATCCCCCAACAAATAACCTTTTAAAATtggttaatttcattttcaatgtATCAGACATTAATTAATCAGGTTCTAATGTTGAATATTAATAATACCCTTGGATGGAAGGACCCGATTGAGAAATGTATGATACTTTGATGATccaaataagaaattatatagTTTGGGCACCCATTTGAGATttgtgtttagatttttttccgAATTAAAACGACTACACGAGAATATCAGTAGCCGCCTCACATAATTGAAGCAGGTCTCCACCAcaaatttatgaattaaaatcGAAGATCTTCAGTCCAAGCAGGACATGGACGTGGAGCATATCAATATGCCCTAGCCCAATAACAAAAGGACACACTTTATATGCATACGTGTGTCTATTAATGTCAACTAACAGTGGGTGGTTCAAatgattcaatgtttttttttaaaaaaaataacatcccGAGATCAAATtctatgaataaaatatatttttgagagtTTTATAATCGACTcgatctaattaaattaattaaaaaatataatttaattgattagatcttaaatttattcattaaaaattatcaattcgaCAAATTTTAAAACCACTAAAATCTTATATAGTTGTTAACtttaaaacctcaaaaaaaatagtcaaattatatataaactaacCTAAACActcaccattaaaaaaaaaaaataattcagtggactttcaaatacaataattaaaaaaataatatatctacggaaaataaatataaatagagataAGCTCAAATTCGAAGCAAATCATTGATATCCTTGTCACACTTTTATCATACCAGCACTCGTAAGTTGTATCTACTCTTACCAAATACCAACGTcacagtaaaacaaaaaaatactgtaTTCTACACATGAAAATACACACATTGAGCCTCGTGATATCGTCAGCAATCCCATGTTGCGACACAAGCTAGATTCTTGAGGACATCAAGGTTTGGATCCCTTAACTACAGTGACTGGACATGGAGCATTTGTCACCACGTAGTTGCTGACACTCCCAAGCAACACCCTGCCATCAGCATagtagaaaataaatgaaaaaaacatattatttttttaaatacttttgaaatacaaaaatatattacaaaataataatatctccGAATACTTTTACTTTTCAGCAtctaaaagaataataatgtcTTCGAAGACTTTTACTTTTCagcattaagaataaaaatgctACATGATCTAGTATTGTTATAGTTTTTACACTCGGTCGGTTCAAAGtttagattttgggttttgactgggttgtttgggttaatttttttaaaaaaattaaaacgatgtcgttttaataaaaaaaagtcaacgggttgcaaccgggtttttaaCCGGATCTTGCCGGATCAACCGGGTTGCTGGGTCACACCaggttttttcttcccttatttttcttcaacctaACCCGGTTTTAGCCCCAGATCGATCGGGTCCCAGATTGaccaagtttaaaaactatgaatattataatattcggtcaaatttaaagtttttttttaacttggccAAAACCAGCAACACTCCAACTTCTTGACCACCTGATTGGTAACAGATTCGGATTTGATTGGAAccagattttaaattaaatataatgaaaattaatttggttaacttgattttacttttaaaaatacttacaGCCACcttgttttactttttaaatatttccttaaaatcatatcattttaaattaatttttatgtcaactCAGATTCATTCATCTAACTCATAATTCATGCCAAGTTacttttcttaacaaaaaaacatcatgaatatacacatgaaataaatgaacaagttggaatttgatgtttttaaaataaatacagtTTAAAAATGGGAGATAAAcggaaatgaaaaatgaaaaaaaaagaaaaagaaattcacaTAAGGGCACTTGGATTTGATTGACAAGAAAAATACCTTTTGATAGCACCTAAACCCCTACTTCCCATAACAAGAGAATCCAACTTAAGATCTTCCACAGCATCAATCAACTTCTCCCTTGGATCTCCCCAGTAGACCTTCGCCACCACTTCAGCCTGCTAATTAACCACACAATTAATCaccaagaacataaataaatatatcattttggCACCAATAAAAGACCAGATTATACAGAAAATTATAGATCAAAACTAGGATCATGCATGCATACATACCCCCTTGGTCCTTGAAACTGTATCAAGAATATCAAGAACTTCAGGATCATAAGTAAGCCCGTATTGCTTTGAAAAATTGATATCCCTGAATTCCGCGAGTGGCACTAAGGCTGAAAActcgtaaaaaaaattaaaatattagctTCGTAAATAACTTAACAGAGTATAAATTAAATCCATGGATACATGCAACAGCTAGCTCTGAGTTTTCAGGACAAGAACAGGCAGTAAGAAATGGGAAAATACATACGTGATCCAGTGCCCCCAAAAAGCTGCTTCCTGGTATGATCAGCGTTAGGAGGCTGAACTTGGATCAGAATAATTCGGTCGCCTTCACCTATCAAATTCTCAGCCGCCCAACGCAGGGCTGCTTTGCTTGTAGAAGAGTAATCCATGCCGATACCAACCGTACGTGCGTTCTCCATCTCTAAAATGCTCTAAAAGAAAGATAGATTCTTGGAGTTGTTGtgtttattaattattgaataatattggATGTCACAGTTTATGCCTCTTGAAATTCTTCTGGGGtttggattatttatttatagagcAGGAGAGCAAGTTCTTGAAGCAACTAGcagcataaaaaaatcaaatttgggtAAGACTtttctcatagaaaataaattttggacAAAGTGGGGGGATTTAGCATCATTAAAGATTGCTAACAGTGCCAGTTTCCTTCCAGAAGGTTTGTCCTCTTCATAATTATTAACATGCCTAAATATATTGACTTTTTTTGTGCAAATTCATATccaataaatttttatggtaACCTAGGTTCACGGCTGTTGTTGtaacttattttttaccttttttattttaatgattttttaaaattttaaaaaaatacatttatatgaTTATTCTAATATTCTAAAATTGTTTTCATTCATTTTGGAGAGAAAATTGAGTGAAAAGGATAAAGTAAGCATTGCAAAATCatgaacataaataaaattgtgagaaaataaaaggggaaaaaataaga
The DNA window shown above is from Populus trichocarpa isolate Nisqually-1 chromosome 4, P.trichocarpa_v4.1, whole genome shotgun sequence and carries:
- the LOC7494517 gene encoding universal stress protein PHOS32 isoform X2; this encodes MENARTVGIGMDYSSTSKAALRWAAENLIGEGDRIILIQVQPPNADHTRKQLFGGTGSPLVPLAEFRDINFSKQYGLTYDPEVLDILDTVSRTKGAEVVAKVYWGDPREKLIDAVEDLKLDSLVMGSRGLGAIKRVLLGSVSNYVVTNAPCPVTVVKGSKP
- the LOC7494517 gene encoding universal stress protein PHOS32 isoform X1, whose translation is MENARTVGIGMDYSSTSKAALRWAAENLIGEGDRIILIQVQPPNADHTRKQLFGGTGSPLVPLAEFRDINFSKQYGLTYDPEVLDILDTVSRTKGQAEVVAKVYWGDPREKLIDAVEDLKLDSLVMGSRGLGAIKRVLLGSVSNYVVTNAPCPVTVVKGSKP